From Streptomyces sp. NBC_01460, a single genomic window includes:
- a CDS encoding roadblock/LC7 domain-containing protein has protein sequence MIVNERPGRASRGSGELDWLLDDLVARIADIRHAVVLSNDGLAVGASHALSREDAEHLAAVASGFNSLAKGAGRHFGAGGVRQTMVEMDDGFLFVAAAGDGSCLTVLSMALADIGLVAYEMARLVKRVGEHLASPVRLAGPPATG, from the coding sequence ATGATCGTGAACGAGAGGCCCGGAAGGGCTTCCCGAGGCTCCGGCGAGCTCGACTGGCTGCTGGACGATCTCGTCGCACGGATCGCCGACATCCGGCATGCCGTCGTGCTGAGCAACGACGGCCTCGCCGTCGGCGCGTCCCACGCCCTGAGCCGTGAGGACGCCGAGCACCTCGCTGCCGTGGCATCGGGCTTCAACAGCCTGGCGAAGGGCGCGGGGCGGCACTTCGGAGCCGGGGGCGTACGTCAGACGATGGTCGAGATGGACGACGGCTTCCTGTTCGTGGCCGCCGCGGGGGACGGCTCCTGCCTCACCGTGCTGAGCATGGCCCTCGCGGACATCGGCCTCGTTGCCTACGAGATGGCACGCCTGGTGAAGCGGGTCGGCGAACACCTCGCCTCCCCGGTGAGGCTCGCCGGACCACCGGCGACGGGCTGA
- a CDS encoding DUF742 domain-containing protein — protein MPAAGDGLAPAGHGVPPGSQWYDAEAGPLVRPYAVTGGRTQAGPSGVRFDLIALVAADDDAEDRQGEALLGPEHRALLALCQEEIQSVAELSADADLPVGVVRVLLGDLLEAGCVRVSRPVPPAQLPDERILREVIDGLRAL, from the coding sequence GTGCCTGCCGCAGGCGACGGTCTCGCCCCCGCCGGACACGGTGTACCGCCCGGCAGCCAGTGGTACGACGCCGAGGCGGGCCCGTTGGTCCGCCCCTACGCGGTCACCGGTGGCCGGACGCAAGCGGGTCCCAGCGGCGTGCGGTTCGACCTGATCGCCCTCGTGGCGGCGGACGACGACGCGGAGGATAGGCAGGGCGAGGCGTTGCTCGGCCCCGAGCACCGGGCGTTGCTCGCTCTCTGCCAGGAGGAGATCCAGTCGGTCGCGGAACTGTCGGCGGACGCCGACCTGCCCGTCGGCGTCGTGCGGGTGCTCCTCGGCGACCTGCTGGAGGCCGGCTGCGTACGGGTCAGCAGGCCCGTCCCGCCCGCACAACTGCCTGACGAACGCATCCTGCGTGAGGTGATCGACGGCCTCCGGGCGCTCTGA